The Bradyrhizobium ottawaense genome window below encodes:
- a CDS encoding collagen-like protein, whose product MADEQKRQGSQGPRGRQGEPGRPGPQGHPGRRGPDGARGKPGPQGKPGPIGRAGPQGKLGPQGKQGEAGPRGAAGAQGPAGPQGPAGPQGPRGEAGPAGQLPSIEQVLPWLEQLFDAWDERRRQRERDAAEREALEAAVQEPDEAIVDDESDEGESDEHRKKKKKKKHRD is encoded by the coding sequence GTGGCAGACGAACAGAAACGGCAGGGATCTCAAGGGCCGCGCGGACGGCAGGGCGAGCCGGGACGGCCGGGACCGCAGGGTCATCCGGGCCGGCGCGGTCCCGACGGCGCGCGCGGCAAGCCGGGTCCGCAAGGCAAGCCGGGGCCGATCGGAAGGGCGGGACCTCAGGGCAAGCTCGGTCCGCAAGGCAAGCAGGGCGAGGCTGGCCCGCGTGGGGCCGCCGGCGCGCAGGGACCTGCCGGACCGCAGGGGCCGGCGGGGCCGCAAGGCCCGCGCGGCGAGGCTGGGCCTGCCGGTCAATTGCCCTCGATCGAACAGGTGCTGCCGTGGCTCGAGCAACTGTTCGACGCCTGGGACGAGCGCCGCCGCCAACGCGAGCGCGACGCCGCCGAGCGCGAGGCGCTGGAGGCCGCCGTGCAGGAGCCCGATGAGGCCATCGTCGACGACGAGAGCGACGAAGGCGAAAGCGACGAGCACAGGAAGAAGAAGAAAAAGAAGAAGCACCGGGATTAG
- a CDS encoding alpha/beta fold hydrolase yields MKASCAALSAVLLSFSMPVLAADYPAPKQGDWIARDFKFHTGETMPELKLHYTTIGEPSGQPVLVLHGTGGSGTSMLSPAFAGELFGAGQPLDASKYYIILPNGIGHGKSSKPSDGMKTSFPKYDYDDMVEAQHRLVTEGLGVKHLRLVIGNSMGGMHTWLWGEKYPNAMDALIPMASQPTEMASRNWMLRRIMLDTIRNDPDYNGGNYTSQPRMMRYAITAYGIASIGGTLAYQSQAPTAAKADKIVDDRLATPITADANDFVYQWESSHDYNAGEKLEAIEASLLLINSADDERNPPETGITDAAMKRVKNGRLYLIPASAETRGHGTTGNAKFYSEQVRQLLESTPQQTIESARR; encoded by the coding sequence ATGAAGGCTTCCTGCGCCGCGCTGTCGGCTGTCCTGCTGTCCTTTTCAATGCCGGTCCTGGCCGCCGATTATCCGGCACCCAAGCAGGGCGACTGGATCGCCAGGGACTTCAAGTTCCACACCGGTGAGACCATGCCGGAGCTGAAGCTGCACTACACCACAATCGGCGAGCCCTCAGGCCAACCGGTGCTCGTGCTGCACGGCACGGGCGGCTCGGGCACAAGCATGCTGTCACCCGCCTTCGCCGGGGAGCTGTTCGGCGCGGGGCAACCGCTCGACGCCTCCAAATATTACATCATCCTTCCCAACGGCATCGGTCATGGCAAATCGTCAAAACCCTCCGACGGCATGAAGACGAGCTTCCCGAAATACGATTACGACGACATGGTCGAGGCGCAGCATCGCCTGGTGACGGAAGGACTCGGCGTCAAGCATCTGCGGCTCGTCATCGGCAATTCGATGGGCGGCATGCACACCTGGCTGTGGGGCGAGAAATATCCGAACGCGATGGACGCGCTGATCCCGATGGCCTCGCAGCCGACCGAGATGGCGTCGCGCAACTGGATGCTGCGGCGGATCATGCTCGACACCATCCGCAACGACCCGGACTACAATGGCGGCAACTACACCAGCCAGCCGCGCATGATGAGATATGCCATCACTGCCTACGGCATCGCCAGCATCGGCGGCACCCTGGCCTACCAATCGCAGGCGCCGACCGCGGCCAAGGCCGACAAGATCGTCGACGACCGGTTGGCGACGCCGATCACGGCGGATGCCAACGACTTCGTCTACCAGTGGGAGTCCTCGCACGACTATAATGCCGGCGAGAAGCTGGAAGCCATCGAAGCATCGCTGCTGCTGATCAATTCCGCCGACGACGAGCGCAACCCGCCCGAGACCGGCATCACGGACGCGGCCATGAAGCGGGTCAAAAACGGCCGCCTCTATCTGATCCCGGCGAGCGCCGAGACGCGCGGCCACGGCACCACCGGCAATGCGAAATTCTACAGCGAGCAGGTGCGGCAATTGCTGGAGAGCACGCCGCAACAAACGATCGAATCGGCGCGCCGCTGA
- a CDS encoding SDR family NAD(P)-dependent oxidoreductase: MALLANHIAVITGAGSGIGRAIAAGYAREGAQVVLLDVNADTVAEAAQEIRKAGGRVESFALDVTRREDCFALAKQIADKVGQVSILVNNAGITRRNAFTAETETVAKDWNDIISLNLNGVFNMTQAFLAPLRASKGRIVNIGSIQSFVHLRTPSSAAYTTSKHGVLGFTKALAVELGKEGVRVNAIGPGFIETNINANVRATNPALVLAFVDHTPLARTGKPEDIVGPAIFLASDLSAYVTGTIVMVDGGYRTV; encoded by the coding sequence ATGGCATTGCTCGCAAACCACATCGCCGTCATCACCGGCGCCGGCTCCGGCATCGGCCGGGCCATCGCGGCGGGCTACGCTCGCGAGGGCGCGCAAGTGGTGCTGCTCGACGTCAATGCCGACACGGTCGCGGAGGCCGCCCAGGAGATCCGCAAAGCGGGCGGCAGGGTCGAGAGTTTTGCGCTCGACGTGACCCGGCGCGAGGACTGTTTTGCGCTCGCCAAGCAGATCGCCGACAAGGTCGGGCAGGTCTCGATCCTCGTCAACAATGCCGGCATTACTCGCCGCAACGCCTTCACCGCGGAGACCGAGACGGTGGCGAAGGACTGGAACGACATCATCTCGCTCAACCTCAACGGCGTCTTCAACATGACGCAGGCCTTCCTCGCACCCTTGCGCGCGAGCAAAGGCCGCATCGTCAATATCGGCTCGATCCAGTCCTTCGTGCATCTGCGCACGCCGAGCTCGGCGGCCTACACGACCTCGAAACACGGCGTGCTCGGCTTCACCAAGGCGCTCGCGGTCGAGCTCGGCAAGGAAGGCGTGCGCGTCAACGCGATCGGGCCGGGCTTCATCGAGACCAACATCAACGCCAATGTGCGCGCGACCAATCCGGCGCTGGTGCTGGCCTTCGTCGACCACACCCCGCTGGCGCGCACCGGCAAGCCCGAGGATATCGTCGGGCCCGCGATCTTCCTCGCGTCGGATCTGTCGGCCTATGTCACGGGAACGATCGTGATGGTGGACGGCGGCTACCGGACGGTGTGA
- a CDS encoding helix-turn-helix domain-containing protein, which produces MTTVHVAASESGAQFLAPNQIVPLLIGATVDEVERELVLQTLARCDGNRTRASRVLGLSVRTLRNKIRIYAASGIDVPAYQD; this is translated from the coding sequence ATGACCACTGTTCATGTCGCTGCGTCCGAGTCGGGCGCGCAATTCCTTGCTCCCAACCAGATCGTTCCGCTTCTGATCGGCGCCACCGTCGACGAAGTCGAGCGCGAGCTCGTGCTTCAGACGCTTGCGCGCTGCGACGGCAACCGCACCCGCGCATCGCGCGTGCTCGGCCTGTCGGTGCGCACGCTGCGCAACAAGATCAGGATCTACGCGGCGTCCGGCATCGACGTGCCCGCCTATCAGGATTAG
- a CDS encoding molecular chaperone DnaJ — MMERLDTRLDSWKLALERLRSAQSADWAEAGRLVAEIARTSVDATLRQAAEQALPVLRQAVENDDHGVTLAAQRRIGVVLEVVHDLTAPRFGRRNATPKQLSSEDRARKMLGLPLAVQLTCEDINQAYRRAAKGMHPDHGGSTQAFIDLAAARDVLIHPGAHKDA, encoded by the coding sequence ATGATGGAACGGCTCGACACACGGCTCGACTCCTGGAAACTCGCCCTTGAACGCCTGCGGTCGGCGCAATCGGCCGATTGGGCCGAGGCGGGCCGGCTCGTGGCCGAGATCGCGCGGACGAGCGTCGATGCCACGCTGCGCCAGGCCGCCGAGCAGGCGCTTCCGGTGCTGCGCCAGGCGGTCGAGAATGACGATCACGGCGTCACGCTGGCGGCCCAGCGCCGCATCGGCGTCGTTCTCGAAGTCGTTCATGATCTGACCGCGCCGCGCTTCGGCCGGCGCAACGCCACGCCGAAACAGCTGTCCAGCGAGGATCGTGCCCGCAAGATGCTCGGCCTGCCGCTCGCGGTGCAGCTCACCTGCGAGGACATCAACCAGGCCTATCGCCGCGCCGCCAAGGGCATGCATCCCGACCACGGCGGCAGCACGCAAGCCTTCATCGACCTCGCCGCCGCGCGCGACGTCCTGATCCATCCCGGCGCGCACAAGGACGCGTGA
- a CDS encoding DUF2277 domain-containing protein yields MCRNIKTLFNFEPPATEDEIHASALQFVRKLSGFNKPSQANEAAFDRAVAEVSQAARNLLTSLHTHAPARDREVEAERAKERSRLRFG; encoded by the coding sequence ATGTGCCGCAACATCAAGACGCTGTTCAACTTCGAGCCGCCGGCGACGGAGGATGAGATCCACGCCAGTGCGCTCCAGTTCGTGCGAAAACTGTCCGGCTTCAACAAGCCGTCGCAGGCCAACGAGGCGGCGTTCGACCGTGCAGTGGCCGAGGTCTCGCAGGCTGCGCGAAATCTCCTGACCTCGCTGCACACCCATGCGCCGGCGCGGGACCGCGAGGTCGAGGCGGAAAGGGCGAAGGAGCGCTCGCGGCTGCGCTTCGGTTAG
- a CDS encoding RidA family protein, with protein sequence MPIQHFAPPPHVKAPPLSFATRVGDLLFVSGIPGFDANGALPDGFEAQFANVVVNIKRVLGEAGAGVRDLVKVNVLLTRASDVAAMNALYAGAFGPPPYPARTTCVVHALPDPRMLIEIEAVASLAK encoded by the coding sequence ATGCCGATCCAGCATTTCGCGCCCCCGCCGCACGTGAAGGCGCCGCCGCTGTCCTTTGCGACGCGCGTCGGTGATCTCCTGTTCGTCTCCGGCATTCCCGGCTTCGATGCCAATGGTGCGCTGCCCGACGGTTTCGAGGCGCAGTTCGCCAATGTCGTCGTCAACATCAAGCGCGTGCTGGGCGAGGCCGGCGCCGGTGTCCGCGACCTCGTCAAGGTCAACGTCCTCTTGACCCGCGCCTCCGACGTCGCCGCCATGAATGCGCTCTATGCCGGCGCCTTCGGCCCGCCGCCCTATCCGGCGCGCACCACCTGCGTGGTTCACGCCCTGCCCGACCCGAGGATGCTGATCGAGATCGAGGCGGTGGCGTCGCTGGCGAAGTGA